A single region of the Nicotiana sylvestris chromosome 6, ASM39365v2, whole genome shotgun sequence genome encodes:
- the LOC104217620 gene encoding polygalacturonase-like → MDNLIISCITVLLSSIFLFLQSNATSTFNVLSFGAKPNGQTDATQPFLKAWGAACSSVQPATIYVPRGRYLIKAATFRGPCKNRITVRNDGTLVAPLDYWAIGNSGYWLLFIQVNGISVIGGNLDAKGAAFWACRKSGNNCPVGARSITFNWANDVVISGLLSINSQLTHIVFNSCNNVMVRNVSIIAPDQSPNTDGIHVQSSTGVTIINSRIKTGDDCISIGPGTRNLWMENILCGPGHGVSIGSLARNYEEDGVQNVTLVYSIFTGSDNGLRIKSWARSSTGFVTNINYRNIVMKYVDNPIIIDQNYCPNNQDCPGETSGVKISQVTYENIQGTSTTPVAMKFDCSPSNPCEGIQIKDIKLTHMNKKAQSFCKNVRGSKRGVILPDSCI, encoded by the exons ATGGATAACCTGATAATATCTTGCATTACTGTCCTCTTATCTTCTATATTTCTGTTCTTGCAATCAAATGCAACATCAACCTTCAATGTGTTAAGCTTTGGTGCAAAACCAAATGGCCAAACTGATGCAACTCAGCCATTTCTGAAGGCATGGGGCGCTGCATGCAGCTCAGTTCAACCAGCGACCATTTATGTTCCCCGAGGACGTTATCTAATAAAGGCAGCTACATTTAGAGGGCCATGTAAAAATAGAATAACTGTAAGGAATGATGGAACCCTTGTGGCTCCATTGGATTATTGGGCCATTGGCAACTCCGGCTACTGGCTTTTGTTCATTCAGGTCAATGGGATTTCGGTCATCGGTGGAAATCTTGATGCTAAAGGAGCAGCTTTTTGGGCTTGCCGGAAATCAGGCAATAATTGCCCAGTTGGAGCTAGG TCAATAACCTTCAATTGGGCTAATGATGTTGTGATAAGTGGCTTACTATCAATCAACAGCCAGCTAACACATATTGTGTTCAATAGCTGCAACAACGTGATGGTTCGAAATGTAAGTATAATAGCCCCCGATCAGAGCCCAAACACCGATGGCATTCATGTTCAATCATCAACTGGGGTTACTATCATAAATAGTAGAATCAAAACTGGAGATGACTGTATATCTATTGGACCTGGCACTAGAAATCTTTGGATGGAGAACATTCTCTGTGGACCTGGACATGGTGTTAG CATTGGAAGTCTAGCAAGGAATTATGAAGAAGATGGCGTGCAGAATGTGACATTGGTTTACTCGATATTCACAGGATCTGATAATGGGTTAAGAATAAAATCTTGGGCAAGATCCAGCACTGGTTTTGTCACCAACATTAATTACCGCAACATAGTCATGAAGTACGTTGACAATCCAATCATCATTGATCAGAATTACTGCCCCAACAACCAAGATTGCCCTGGCGAG ACTTCTGGTGTAAAGATTAGTCAAGTAACGTATGAAAATATACAAGGGACGTCAACAACTCCAGTAGCTATGAAGTTTGACTGCAGTCCCAGCAATCCATGCGAAGGAATCCAGATAAAAGACATAAAGCTCACTCATATGAACAAAAAGGCACAATCTTTTTGCAAGAATGTTCGAGGAAGTAAAAGAGGAGTCATTTTGCCTGACAGTTGTATATGA